Proteins encoded together in one Methanolobus chelungpuianus window:
- a CDS encoding CBS domain-containing protein produces the protein MVVNEQRDLETDVSIKEIQNEMSVKELMTKDIFVVDADATVLEVAREMTDRNADSVIVVDNGDTAGIITEKDIVSKTVAKNRLPGEMSAMEIMSSPIIAIRPSTGIIEAAELMVKSDIRRLAVMDGSIILGMISYRDIMAISPGLNTILQNLIELHREGDFLKETDVERGICQRCGALSDNLTEVNGLNLCEDCSEEEGYYD, from the coding sequence ATGGTCGTGAACGAGCAGAGGGATCTTGAAACCGACGTTTCGATAAAAGAGATACAGAACGAGATGTCTGTCAAAGAGCTGATGACAAAGGATATCTTTGTCGTGGATGCTGACGCTACCGTACTTGAAGTTGCCAGGGAGATGACCGACCGTAATGCAGACAGCGTGATCGTGGTCGATAACGGTGACACTGCCGGCATAATCACCGAGAAGGATATAGTCTCCAAGACTGTTGCAAAGAACAGGCTTCCCGGAGAGATGTCTGCAATGGAGATCATGTCATCCCCGATAATAGCCATCAGGCCATCCACAGGAATAATCGAAGCAGCCGAACTCATGGTCAAGTCGGATATACGCAGGCTTGCAGTGATGGATGGCAGTATCATACTGGGAATGATAAGCTACAGAGATATCATGGCAATCTCCCCGGGGCTGAACACCATCCTCCAGAACCTGATAGAGTTGCACCGGGAGGGAGATTTCCTGAAGGAGACCGATGTGGAACGTGGCATATGCCAGCGCTGCGGTGCCCTGTCTGATAACCTGACAGAGGTCAACGGACTTAACCTATGCGAGGACTGCAGTGAAGAAGAAGGTTACTATGACTAG
- a CDS encoding CBS domain-containing protein: MSSPVFTIAPEENVAHARNLMLKHKISTLVVAREGKMIGIVTKTDLSRRLAQAEPMWRRRPIDKIPVSMVMNDAPISIYPDASISQASNLMLENGINSLVVVRENIMGIVTGTDIMRYVSQQKDIKLRVSDLMVDDIIFVHRHHTINHVVQEMEKHEVNRVIVTDDSNEAVGIITTSNVALNIMVDNEGNMQSKSIKMARRSTPAGQKTYRYIKDVPLVAEDIMVELPSGVAVDDMVTDAARLMLEEHVISLPVVNREEIVSMIGRKDILRAAQ; encoded by the coding sequence ATGAGTTCGCCGGTATTTACCATAGCACCGGAGGAAAACGTGGCACATGCAAGAAACCTGATGCTTAAACACAAGATAAGCACCCTGGTGGTGGCCAGGGAGGGGAAAATGATTGGCATAGTCACGAAGACAGACCTGAGCAGAAGACTTGCGCAGGCAGAACCAATGTGGCGCAGAAGACCGATAGATAAGATTCCGGTCAGTATGGTGATGAACGATGCCCCGATATCGATCTACCCGGATGCCTCGATATCCCAGGCAAGCAACCTCATGCTGGAGAACGGTATCAACTCGCTCGTGGTCGTAAGGGAAAACATAATGGGAATAGTCACCGGAACAGACATAATGAGGTATGTGTCCCAGCAGAAGGATATCAAGCTGAGGGTCTCGGACCTCATGGTCGATGATATAATCTTCGTTCACAGGCACCACACAATAAACCACGTTGTCCAGGAAATGGAAAAGCATGAGGTCAACAGAGTGATCGTCACCGATGATTCCAATGAGGCGGTGGGGATCATTACAACAAGTAATGTGGCATTGAACATCATGGTGGACAATGAAGGGAATATGCAGTCAAAGAGCATAAAAATGGCACGCAGGTCCACTCCGGCCGGCCAGAAGACCTACAGGTACATCAAGGATGTGCCGCTTGTTGCCGAGGATATCATGGTAGAGCTGCCTTCCGGTGTAGCTGTTGACGATATGGTGACCGATGCTGCAAGGCTCATGCTGGAAGAGCATGTCATTAGCCTTCCTGTTGTCAACAGGGAGGAGATCGTGAGCATGATCGGCAGGAAGGATATACTGCGGGCTGCTCAGTAA